ATGCCCAGGGCTCTTTCCACCGCCAGGTGTACCTGTTGTTCTTCGAAGGGTTTTACCAGGTAGTCTGCCGCTCCCAGGCGCAGGGCCTCAACCGCTGATTCCAGGGTGGCAAAAGCGGTGATGAACACCACCGGACAGCCTAAATTCTGTTCTTTGATCGCCTTCAACAATCCGTGGCCGTCCAGGCCATCCATGCGGATATCACTGATTACCAGGTCATAGGTATGGGCGGTCAGTTGTTCCAGGGCTTCGAGGCCGTTCCCCGCTTCACCGATCTCGTGATCTTTGCCGGTCAGCATCAGGCGGAGAATAGTCCGCACCCGTTCTTCATCATCAACTATGAGTATTTTAGCCATCTTCCAGATTTTCCTTTAACCTTTAACCTTTAACCTTTAACCTTTAACCTCTGCTTTCCCAGGTATCCAGAAGCTGAAAACAGCGCCGTCTTTCTCCCGGTTTTCGGCGCCGATCTTGCCGCCGTGGGCATTGATAATTTCCCTGGTGATCGCCAGCCCCAGGCCGGTACCTTTGGCTTTGGTGGTGAAAAAAGGGGTGAAGATTTTCGCCAGGTTTTCCGGCTTGATGCCGGGGCCGCGATCTTCAACGCAGAAATACCAGCGGTCTTTTTCCATGCCGCAGCTGATGGTTACCGGTTGCGACTTCCGGCTGACCTCCATGGCATTTCGGACCAGGTTACCCATGGCCCGCTCCAGCAGCTGGATGTCGCAGGAAACCATACAGGGTTCAGCGGCAATCAGGGTTTCAATTTTCAGCTGTTGATTTTTCCCGGCCAATTCCATTCGCTTTGCCAGATTACGAACCAGTTCTCCCATTTCCACCGGGGCGAGTGACGGGGCTTTTGGCCGGGCAAAGAGCAGAAAATCTTCCATAAGTCGGTTAATCCGGTTTATTTCCTCATCAAGATAGATGTAAAGGCTGGCCTTGGTTTTCTCATCGCAGTCGTCTTTTTTCAGCAGATCCAGGCTGCCGCGAATGATGGCCAGGGGATTTTTGACCTCATGGGCCATCATCAGGGAAAATTTACCAACTTCAGCCAGAGTTTGCTGCCGGTTCATTTCTTCGTACATCTGCCGCAGTTCCTGTCGTTGGCGGCCCAGGGCGGTAAGCATTTCATTAAAGGTGGTGGCCAGGATCCTGGTTTCATGAAATCGGCCTCCCCGGGCGCGCACATCCATCTGCCCCTGGGATACCTGGTGAGAGACTTCAACCAGGTCTTTCAACGGCGCCGCGATCAGGCGGGCCATGAGCCAGTAAATGAAAACCGCAGCCAGTACCAGGACAATGCTGATGAAAAAAAACTGCCGGGCGATAGTGGCTTTCAGTTGTTCCAGGCCACTCAGGGAGTAGCGCAGTTCCACGTGGCCGACCGTTTTGTATTGACTGCTTTCTGAGATTATTAAAGCTTCATTACGCATCTGCAGTGAGCGGATGGGAGCGGTTATGCTGATGGTCGTCTCACCATAAGACCTGTTTTTGTTGTCCATGCCTGCTTGTGCCAACATCTGATTGGCGTTATCAAAAACCGCCGCTCCCTTGACGTATTGCTGAGACAGCATGGTTTTGACCAGGCGGTCAAGCATTTTCCGGTCATCAATCATGATGCCAAGTTCGGCGTTGCCGGCCATGTTGCCGGCCAGGAGCTTGAAACTTTGATGAAATTCCCGGCTGAGGAAGCGGCCGGTCAGGCGAAAACCTGCCAGCCCCACGGCCAGGGAACTGCCAATAATTATTACCAGGGCCACCTGGGTCAGGCGTGATTGAATGGAATCCAGGCGAATCATTCGACAATTACCCCTTCCGGCAGTGTCCCGGCGACCGGTATCTTCAGTGAATCAATCACCTTCCGGTTCAGCAGGACGGTAAAAGGCGGTTCGGCGGTGGCACAGTTGTTTCCATTGGTTCTCGTCTGGACCATCGCCGCTATTTGGCGGCCGATGGCCTCGTAGTCAATAATAAAGCTCAGCGCCGCTCCTGATTCATGAAAAAAGCGGTTGAAGCCGAAGGTGGAGATTCCCAGGCGCAAAGATTCCTTGATTACATAGGTAATCATGCTCCGGGAGATAACCGTCTGGTCGGGGATGAACAGGATAGCGTCAACTTCGGGACCGGGAGGATTAAAAAGTGCCGGAATATCAGCGCGCCGGTTGACCTGCAAGGGAACCAGGGCCAGGTTCTTGAAAGTCATGACCGTCTTGGCCCGGTTGAACCAGGTCTGGTTTTTTTCCGGATTGTAGAGGACCCCCAGCCGCTTGATTTGCGGGAACACCCGGTTGACGGTAAGCAGTTGTTTCCAGGGACTCAAGTCCAGAGAGATACCACCGGTTTTGGCGTCTTTCCAGAAGAAGCGCTCGGGATTGAGGACCATGGCGTAGAGGACATCCCCCGGCCACCGGCGGTTTTGCAGATAGGCCAGCGCCTGGGGTCCCACTGCCACCATAACGGTAAAATCTGTGGATTTCAGTTCCTGAAAACGACTTTCCTGGCTGTAGGGTTTGCCGGCCTTATCCAGGTAGATACGGGCGCTGGTCTGCTTGAGATTTTTTTCCAGTCCCTGAACCATTTGCATGTAGGGGAGAATCTCGCGGGAAATAAGAATTCCCACCACTCCCGGTGCCGGTTTAGCGCCGAACCCGGGGGCTGGAGAGAGCCAGGTAAGCAGCATCAGGAACAGGGTGAAAAAGAAAAGCAGTGCTCTGCTACTCGTTATTCTTGCCGGCCTCAAAGGACTCCTTGACTTTTTCGACCTTGCGGGCGAAATCCCGGGTGATGAGGTCGATATCCCGGCGGTTGTTGATGACATGAGGCATAAGGATCAGTACCAGTTCGGTTTTGGTGTTTTCATCCGTGCTGCCCCGGAAAAGAATGCCCAGCCCGGGGATATCTTTAAGAAAAGGAATGCCGGAATTGCTGTATGTCTGGTTGTTTTTTATCAGGCCGCCCAGCACAATCGTCTGCCCGTCATGGACAACCAGGGAGGTCTCCACCTTCCGGTTGAGGATCGTATAGGTGTTCAGGGCGTTGTCGTATTCCCCTACGTCGCTGACTTCCTGGCTCAATTCTATCTTGACCAGGCCGCTGGAATTGATGTGCGGGGTGACCCTGAGAATGACACCGGTTTTGCGGTACTGGATAGTGTTGGTCACCGTACTGCCGGCGGTGGCATCGGTAACCTGGCCGGTCACCGTGGGTACTTCCTTGCCGACTTCGATAATGGCTTCCTTGTTGTCCACCGCCAGGATGTTGGGGGAGGAGAGAATATTGACATCGGACTCAGTGCCCAGGGCGTGGATCAGGCCACGCAGAAAATCGACCCCGTCATAGACTCCCAGGGTGAAGCCGGTGGCCGTCCCCAGGGCGGTATCGATGGGCCGTGAAACACCCGCGTCCAGGGTCCCCTGGACTGTGTAGCCCTTGCCGTCATGACCCTGGAGGAACCATTCAATGCCGTACTGGGTCTTCCCGGACAGGGAAAATTCCGCCACCATGACATTAATCAATACCTGCCGGGGAATAATGTCCAATTGGCGGAGTACTTTGTGAATAATCCGATAATCCCGGGGGGTGGCCTTGAAGACGATGGCGTTGTTGGTTTCGTCGGGAATAATGTCGACCTCGCCGGCAAGCTCACCGGCCACCTTTGCTGGTGCCGGCGCCTTTTTTCCTCCAGACTGCTTGACCGGCTGGACGATGGTGGTGCGATTACTGCTGCCGGCGGCGGTGCCGCCGAACAGCTGCTTGAGGATATCGGTCAGTTCAACGGCGTTGCCGTTTTCCACGAAGTAAACAAAAACATTGCTGCCGGCATCCTGGGCATGGTCGAGGGCCTGCAGCCAGTCGGCAACAATCTGGACCATCTCCGGCCACCGGGAAATGACCAGCAGGGCGTTCATGGTTTTAATGGGCAGGATTTCCACGTTGCCCTGGTTAATTCCCGGACGATTGTACAGACCGTTACTCTTGATGATTTTATTCAGGTCACCAGCCAGATCCTGGGCGTCAACCTCGACGACCGGAAAGACCCGCCAGGTAATTTCTTCAAAATAAGGGACATCCAGCAGGCTGAGGAGGCTGGCGGCCTTGGTAATGTTTTCCACCGTATCGGAAATAATCAAATCGTTGGTGACCGTGTTTGGTACCATGATGGCCCCTTTG
Above is a window of Pseudomonadota bacterium DNA encoding:
- a CDS encoding ATP-binding protein, with the translated sequence MIRLDSIQSRLTQVALVIIIGSSLAVGLAGFRLTGRFLSREFHQSFKLLAGNMAGNAELGIMIDDRKMLDRLVKTMLSQQYVKGAAVFDNANQMLAQAGMDNKNRSYGETTISITAPIRSLQMRNEALIISESSQYKTVGHVELRYSLSGLEQLKATIARQFFFISIVLVLAAVFIYWLMARLIAAPLKDLVEVSHQVSQGQMDVRARGGRFHETRILATTFNEMLTALGRQRQELRQMYEEMNRQQTLAEVGKFSLMMAHEVKNPLAIIRGSLDLLKKDDCDEKTKASLYIYLDEEINRINRLMEDFLLFARPKAPSLAPVEMGELVRNLAKRMELAGKNQQLKIETLIAAEPCMVSCDIQLLERAMGNLVRNAMEVSRKSQPVTISCGMEKDRWYFCVEDRGPGIKPENLAKIFTPFFTTKAKGTGLGLAITREIINAHGGKIGAENREKDGAVFSFWIPGKAEVKG
- a CDS encoding ABC transporter substrate binding protein produces the protein MRPARITSSRALLFFFTLFLMLLTWLSPAPGFGAKPAPGVVGILISREILPYMQMVQGLEKNLKQTSARIYLDKAGKPYSQESRFQELKSTDFTVMVAVGPQALAYLQNRRWPGDVLYAMVLNPERFFWKDAKTGGISLDLSPWKQLLTVNRVFPQIKRLGVLYNPEKNQTWFNRAKTVMTFKNLALVPLQVNRRADIPALFNPPGPEVDAILFIPDQTVISRSMITYVIKESLRLGISTFGFNRFFHESGAALSFIIDYEAIGRQIAAMVQTRTNGNNCATAEPPFTVLLNRKVIDSLKIPVAGTLPEGVIVE
- the gspD gene encoding type II secretion system secretin GspD, with product MVQPPKTMIWSKPLYILMLLCLTAMVTSGCIHSRERLQPQSPPAAAQTLQQQPPAVQASPAGKSVFQAGGDQTQLTNITPPDQEQPEEKAPPRAASPAEIPTPAPQQWKKLARRPQPAKDSAPIKVELAFDNADLYEVLDTALYELYHIDYMIDPSIKSKVTFHLSGSYTRNQFINIINNILQLNNLAIVRGPGHLYKIVRRNASAADGNQPAGRGSVTGDAGDVTRLIKLRYLSVQTAMTSLRPFLSKGAIMVPNTVTNDLIISDTVENITKAASLLSLLDVPYFEEITWRVFPVVEVDAQDLAGDLNKIIKSNGLYNRPGINQGNVEILPIKTMNALLVISRWPEMVQIVADWLQALDHAQDAGSNVFVYFVENGNAVELTDILKQLFGGTAAGSSNRTTIVQPVKQSGGKKAPAPAKVAGELAGEVDIIPDETNNAIVFKATPRDYRIIHKVLRQLDIIPRQVLINVMVAEFSLSGKTQYGIEWFLQGHDGKGYTVQGTLDAGVSRPIDTALGTATGFTLGVYDGVDFLRGLIHALGTESDVNILSSPNILAVDNKEAIIEVGKEVPTVTGQVTDATAGSTVTNTIQYRKTGVILRVTPHINSSGLVKIELSQEVSDVGEYDNALNTYTILNRKVETSLVVHDGQTIVLGGLIKNNQTYSNSGIPFLKDIPGLGILFRGSTDENTKTELVLILMPHVINNRRDIDLITRDFARKVEKVKESFEAGKNNE